The Mycobacterium avium subsp. avium genomic sequence CCGAAGCCGCTTGACGTCGGCAGCGGTGAAGTTGGCCAATGGTCAGCCTTCCTTAGGAGGGGTCGGTGGTGGGTTCGGGTGCGCCCGCTTCGGTGGGGGCGGCTGTCGCAGTGGCCGAGGCGAGCAGCTCCTGCTCCCACTCGGCGAGCGGCTCGGCGGCCTCGACCTCCGGCTTGCCGTCACCGCGGCCCACGCCGGCGCGGGCCTGCAGGCCCTCGGCGACCGCGGAGGCGATCACCTTGGTCAGCAGCGCGGCGCTGCGGATGGCGTCGTCGTTGCCCGGGATCGGGTAGTCGACCTCGTCGGGGTCGCAGTTGGTGTCCAGGATCGCGATGACCGGGATGCCCAGCTTGCGGGCCTCGCCGACGGCGATGTGCTCCTTGTTGGTGTCGACGACCCAGATCGCCGACGGCACCTTGCTCATGTCGCGGATACCGCCGAGGCTGCGCTCGAGCTTGTTCTTCTCGCGGGTCAGCCCGAGGATCTCCTTCTTGGTGCGGCCCTCGAAGCCGCCGGTCTGCTCCATGGCCTCGAGTTCCTTGAGGCGTTGCAGCCGCTTGTGCACGGTGGAGAAGTTGGTCAGCATGCCGCCGAGCCAGCGCTGGTTGACGTACGGCATGCCGACCCGGGTCGCTTCTGCCGCAATGGATTCCTGCGCCTGCTTCTTGGTGCCGACGAACAGCACGGTGCCGCCGTGGGCGACGGTTTCCTTGACGAACTCGTACGCCTTGTCGATGAACGTCAGCGTCTGCTGCAGGTCGATGATGTAGATGCCATTGCGGTCGGTGAAGATGAACCGCTTCATCTTGGGGTTCCAGCGACGGGTCTGGTGCCCGA encodes the following:
- the rpsB gene encoding 30S ribosomal protein S2 encodes the protein MAVVTMKQLLDSGTHFGHQTRRWNPKMKRFIFTDRNGIYIIDLQQTLTFIDKAYEFVKETVAHGGTVLFVGTKKQAQESIAAEATRVGMPYVNQRWLGGMLTNFSTVHKRLQRLKELEAMEQTGGFEGRTKKEILGLTREKNKLERSLGGIRDMSKVPSAIWVVDTNKEHIAVGEARKLGIPVIAILDTNCDPDEVDYPIPGNDDAIRSAALLTKVIASAVAEGLQARAGVGRGDGKPEVEAAEPLAEWEQELLASATATAAPTEAGAPEPTTDPS